The Apium graveolens cultivar Ventura chromosome 11, ASM990537v1, whole genome shotgun sequence genome has a window encoding:
- the LOC141697140 gene encoding uncharacterized protein LOC141697140 isoform X4: MAAEETAAKGVQKRYEGLVMVRTKAIKGKGAWYWSHLEPILINNSETNLPKAVKLKCGLCDSVFSASNPSRTASEHLKRGTCPNFNSFISKPVSPSGSTPSPVVQSPAPLSLASPLHRSGKKRNSCFSGRNSGGSGSRNCSSGFQVEPLAVIDPSRFSVEVAYSPVASGGAAGVFGQQHQVPQQQQQQHLVLSGGKEDLGALAMFEDSVKKLKSPKGTMPNLSLNNIQVDSALNSLADWVYDCCGLLSFSSLEHPKFKAFLNQVGLPSVSKRELAGERLDVKYDKAKAESEAKIQDAMFFQIASDGWKSKSFGHIGGENLVKVGLNLPNGTSVFRRAVFTSGYVPSKYAEEVLWEAVLDICGNNVQQCVGIVADRFKSKALKNLENQHHWMVNLTCQFQGFNSLIKDFTKELQLFKNVIENCSKLANFVNGKSQVRNSFHKFQLQEYGHAGLLRVSSRGSRMGFGPVYTMVEDILSSARALQLVLLDESYKIVSMEEPLAQEIEEMMRNPHFWNELEAVHSLVKLIKGMAQEIEVERPRVGQCLPLWEDLRVKVREWCSKFHVIEAPVERVIERRFRKNYHPAWAAAFILDPLYLIRDASGKYLPPFKCLTPEQEKDVDKLITRLVSRDEAHVALMELMKWRTEGLDPVYAQAVQIKQRDPTTGKMKIANPQSSRLVWETYLTEFKALGKVAGWYG; encoded by the exons ATGGCAGCTGAGGAAACAGCAGCAAAAGGAGTGCAAAAACGTTATGAAGGGCTAGTAATGGTGAGAACAAAGGCAATTAAAGGGAAAGGAGCTTGGTATTGGTCACATTTAGAGCCCATTTTGATAAacaattcagaaacaaatttacCAAAAGCTGTGAAACTTAAGTGTGGTTTATGTGATTCTGTTTTCTCTGCTTCAAACCCATCAAGAACTGCTTCTGAGCATCTTAAAAGAGGGACTTGTCCTAATtttaattctttcatttccaagCCTGTTTCGCCATCTGGGTCTACTCCTTCTCCGGTTGTTCAATCCCCTGCTCCTCTTAGTTTAGCTTCTCCGCTGCACCGGAGTGGCAAGAAAAGGAATTCTTGTTTTTCCGGCAGGAATTCCGGCGGGAGTGGTAGTAGGAATTGTTCTAGTGGTTTTCAAGTTGAGCCTCTTGCTGTTATCGATCCTTCGAGGTTTTCTGTTGAGGTTGCTTATTCTCCAGTGGCCTCGGGTGGTGCTGCTGGGGTTTTTGGGCAGCAGCACCAGGTTCcgcaacaacagcagcagcagcaTTTGGTTTTGTCAGGGGGGAAAGAGGATTTAGGTGCATTAGCTATGTTTGAGGATAGTGTGAAGAAGTTGAAGAGTCCGAAAGGTACTATGCCTAATTTGAGTTTAAATAATATTCAGGTTGATTCAGCACTTAATAGTCTTGCTGATTGGGTGTATGATTGTTGTGGATTACTGTCGTTTTCGTCTTTAGAGCATCCTAAGTTTAAGGCATTTCTTAATCAAGTAGGATTGCCATCTGTTTCGAAAAGAGAATTGGCTGGGGAGAGGTTGGATGTTAAGTATGATAAAGCTAAGGCGGAGTCGGAAGCTAAAATTCAGGATGCTATGTTTTTTCAGATTGCTTCTGATGGATGGAAATCCAAGAGTTTTGGGCATATTGGTGGGGAGAATTTGGTTAAGGTAGGTTTGAATCTTCCGAATGGGACTAGTGTGTTTCGGAGGGCGGTTTTTACTAGTGGTTATGTGCCTTCTAAGTATGCTGAGGAGGTTTTATGGGAGGCTGTTTTGGATATATGTGGGAATAATGTGCAGCAGTGTGTTGGTATAGTTGCTGACAGGTTTAAGTCCAAGGCGTTGAAGAATTTAGAGAATCAGCATCATTGGATGGTTAATCTTACTTGTCAGTTTCAAGGGTTCAATAGTTTGATCAAGGATTTCACTAAAGAACTTCAGTTATTCAAAAATGTTATCGAGAATTGTTCAAAACTAGCTAATTTTGTTAATGGTAAATCTCAAGTTCGAAATAGCTTTCACAAGTTTCAGTTGCAGGAATATGGGCATGCAGGGTTATTAAGAGTATCTTCTCGCGGTAGTAGGATGGGTTTTGGACCTGTCTACACTATGGTGGAAGACATACTGAGCTCAGCTAGGGCACTTCAGTTAGTTTTGCTTGATGAGTCGTATAAGATAGTTTCGATGGAAGAACCACTTGCCCAGGAAATTGAGGAAATGATGAGGAATCCCCATTTTTGGAATGAATTAGAAGCAGTACATTCATTGGTAAAACTGATCAAAGGAATGGCTCAGGAAATAGAGGTGGAGAGGCCACGTGTCGGGCAATGCCTTCCACTTTGGGAAGATCTTAGAGTTAAAGTGAGGGAATGGTGTTCGAAATTTCACGTTATCGAAGCACCTGTAGAAAGAGTAATCGAAAGGAGGTTTAGGAAAAATTATCACCCAGCTTGGGCTGCAGCATTTATACTAGATCCCTTGTATTTGATTAGGGATGCTAGTGGGAAGTACTTACCGCCATTCAAATGTTTGACACCTGAACAGGAGAAAGATGTCGATAAACTCATAACGAGGCTTGTTTCTAGGGACGAAGCTCACGTTGCACTAATGGAGCTTATGAAATGGAGAACAGAAGGGCTTGATCCGGTGTATGCCCAAGCTGTACAGATAAAACAGAGAGATCCTACTACAGGAAAGATGAAAATTGCCAACCCCCAGAGTAGCAGGCTTGTGTGGGAAACTTATCTTACCGAGTTTAAGGCACTTGGGAAAGTTGCA GGCTGGTATGGATAG
- the LOC141697140 gene encoding uncharacterized protein LOC141697140 isoform X2, protein MAAEETAAKGVQKRYEGLVMVRTKAIKGKGAWYWSHLEPILINNSETNLPKAVKLKCGLCDSVFSASNPSRTASEHLKRGTCPNFNSFISKPVSPSGSTPSPVVQSPAPLSLASPLHRSGKKRNSCFSGRNSGGSGSRNCSSGFQVEPLAVIDPSRFSVEVAYSPVASGGAAGVFGQQHQVPQQQQQQHLVLSGGKEDLGALAMFEDSVKKLKSPKGTMPNLSLNNIQVDSALNSLADWVYDCCGLLSFSSLEHPKFKAFLNQVGLPSVSKRELAGERLDVKYDKAKAESEAKIQDAMFFQIASDGWKSKSFGHIGGENLVKVGLNLPNGTSVFRRAVFTSGYVPSKYAEEVLWEAVLDICGNNVQQCVGIVADRFKSKALKNLENQHHWMVNLTCQFQGFNSLIKDFTKELQLFKNVIENCSKLANFVNGKSQVRNSFHKFQLQEYGHAGLLRVSSRGSRMGFGPVYTMVEDILSSARALQLVLLDESYKIVSMEEPLAQEIEEMMRNPHFWNELEAVHSLVKLIKGMAQEIEVERPRVGQCLPLWEDLRVKVREWCSKFHVIEAPVERVIERRFRKNYHPAWAAAFILDPLYLIRDASGKYLPPFKCLTPEQEKDVDKLITRLVSRDEAHVALMELMKWRTEGLDPVYAQAVQIKQRDPTTGKMKIANPQSSRLVWETYLTEFKALGKVAVRLIFLHATSFGFKCNVSFLRWINANKHSRAGMDRAQKLIFIAAHSKLERRDFFNDEDKNAEFLTVANGEDDALNEAFVDAPAV, encoded by the exons ATGGCAGCTGAGGAAACAGCAGCAAAAGGAGTGCAAAAACGTTATGAAGGGCTAGTAATGGTGAGAACAAAGGCAATTAAAGGGAAAGGAGCTTGGTATTGGTCACATTTAGAGCCCATTTTGATAAacaattcagaaacaaatttacCAAAAGCTGTGAAACTTAAGTGTGGTTTATGTGATTCTGTTTTCTCTGCTTCAAACCCATCAAGAACTGCTTCTGAGCATCTTAAAAGAGGGACTTGTCCTAATtttaattctttcatttccaagCCTGTTTCGCCATCTGGGTCTACTCCTTCTCCGGTTGTTCAATCCCCTGCTCCTCTTAGTTTAGCTTCTCCGCTGCACCGGAGTGGCAAGAAAAGGAATTCTTGTTTTTCCGGCAGGAATTCCGGCGGGAGTGGTAGTAGGAATTGTTCTAGTGGTTTTCAAGTTGAGCCTCTTGCTGTTATCGATCCTTCGAGGTTTTCTGTTGAGGTTGCTTATTCTCCAGTGGCCTCGGGTGGTGCTGCTGGGGTTTTTGGGCAGCAGCACCAGGTTCcgcaacaacagcagcagcagcaTTTGGTTTTGTCAGGGGGGAAAGAGGATTTAGGTGCATTAGCTATGTTTGAGGATAGTGTGAAGAAGTTGAAGAGTCCGAAAGGTACTATGCCTAATTTGAGTTTAAATAATATTCAGGTTGATTCAGCACTTAATAGTCTTGCTGATTGGGTGTATGATTGTTGTGGATTACTGTCGTTTTCGTCTTTAGAGCATCCTAAGTTTAAGGCATTTCTTAATCAAGTAGGATTGCCATCTGTTTCGAAAAGAGAATTGGCTGGGGAGAGGTTGGATGTTAAGTATGATAAAGCTAAGGCGGAGTCGGAAGCTAAAATTCAGGATGCTATGTTTTTTCAGATTGCTTCTGATGGATGGAAATCCAAGAGTTTTGGGCATATTGGTGGGGAGAATTTGGTTAAGGTAGGTTTGAATCTTCCGAATGGGACTAGTGTGTTTCGGAGGGCGGTTTTTACTAGTGGTTATGTGCCTTCTAAGTATGCTGAGGAGGTTTTATGGGAGGCTGTTTTGGATATATGTGGGAATAATGTGCAGCAGTGTGTTGGTATAGTTGCTGACAGGTTTAAGTCCAAGGCGTTGAAGAATTTAGAGAATCAGCATCATTGGATGGTTAATCTTACTTGTCAGTTTCAAGGGTTCAATAGTTTGATCAAGGATTTCACTAAAGAACTTCAGTTATTCAAAAATGTTATCGAGAATTGTTCAAAACTAGCTAATTTTGTTAATGGTAAATCTCAAGTTCGAAATAGCTTTCACAAGTTTCAGTTGCAGGAATATGGGCATGCAGGGTTATTAAGAGTATCTTCTCGCGGTAGTAGGATGGGTTTTGGACCTGTCTACACTATGGTGGAAGACATACTGAGCTCAGCTAGGGCACTTCAGTTAGTTTTGCTTGATGAGTCGTATAAGATAGTTTCGATGGAAGAACCACTTGCCCAGGAAATTGAGGAAATGATGAGGAATCCCCATTTTTGGAATGAATTAGAAGCAGTACATTCATTGGTAAAACTGATCAAAGGAATGGCTCAGGAAATAGAGGTGGAGAGGCCACGTGTCGGGCAATGCCTTCCACTTTGGGAAGATCTTAGAGTTAAAGTGAGGGAATGGTGTTCGAAATTTCACGTTATCGAAGCACCTGTAGAAAGAGTAATCGAAAGGAGGTTTAGGAAAAATTATCACCCAGCTTGGGCTGCAGCATTTATACTAGATCCCTTGTATTTGATTAGGGATGCTAGTGGGAAGTACTTACCGCCATTCAAATGTTTGACACCTGAACAGGAGAAAGATGTCGATAAACTCATAACGAGGCTTGTTTCTAGGGACGAAGCTCACGTTGCACTAATGGAGCTTATGAAATGGAGAACAGAAGGGCTTGATCCGGTGTATGCCCAAGCTGTACAGATAAAACAGAGAGATCCTACTACAGGAAAGATGAAAATTGCCAACCCCCAGAGTAGCAGGCTTGTGTGGGAAACTTATCTTACCGAGTTTAAGGCACTTGGGAAAGTTGCAGTAAGACTTATCTTTCTTCATGCAACTTCATTTGGGTTCAAGTGCAATGTGTCTTTCTTAAGATGGATTAATGCTAATAAACATTCCAGGGCTGGTATGGATAGGGctcaaaaattgatttttatcGCTGCACATTCAAAGCTTGAGAGGCGGGACTTCTTTAATGACGAAGATAAGAATGCAGAATTCTTAACTGTGGCAAACGGTGAGGATGATGCGCTTAATGAAGCTTTTGTTGATGCACCCGCTGT ATAG
- the LOC141697140 gene encoding uncharacterized protein LOC141697140 isoform X3, producing MAAEETAAKGVQKRYEGLVMVRTKAIKGKGAWYWSHLEPILINNSETNLPKAVKLKCGLCDSVFSASNPSRTASEHLKRGTCPNFNSFISKPVSPSGSTPSPVVQSPAPLSLASPLHRSGKKRNSCFSGRNSGGSGSRNCSSGFQVEPLAVIDPSRFSVEVAYSPVASGGAAGVFGQQHQVPQQQQQQHLVLSGGKEDLGALAMFEDSVKKLKSPKGTMPNLSLNNIQVDSALNSLADWVYDCCGLLSFSSLEHPKFKAFLNQVGLPSVSKRELAGERLDVKYDKAKAESEAKIQDAMFFQIASDGWKSKSFGHIGGENLVKVGLNLPNGTSVFRRAVFTSGYVPSKYAEEVLWEAVLDICGNNVQQCVGIVADRFKSKALKNLENQHHWMVNLTCQFQGFNSLIKDFTKELQLFKNVIENCSKLANFVNGKSQVRNSFHKFQLQEYGHAGLLRVSSRGSRMGFGPVYTMVEDILSSARALQLVLLDESYKIVSMEEPLAQEIEEMMRNPHFWNELEAVHSLVKLIKGMAQEIEVERPRVGQCLPLWEDLRVKVREWCSKFHVIEAPVERVIERRFRKNYHPAWAAAFILDPLYLIRDASGKYLPPFKCLTPEQEKDVDKLITRLVSRDEAHVALMELMKWRTEGLDPVYAQAVQIKQRDPTTGKMKIANPQSSRLVWETYLTEFKALGKVAVRLIFLHATSFGFKCNVSFLRWINANKHSRAGMDRAQKLIFIAAHSKLERRDFFNDEDKNAEFLTVANDSSRAI from the exons ATGGCAGCTGAGGAAACAGCAGCAAAAGGAGTGCAAAAACGTTATGAAGGGCTAGTAATGGTGAGAACAAAGGCAATTAAAGGGAAAGGAGCTTGGTATTGGTCACATTTAGAGCCCATTTTGATAAacaattcagaaacaaatttacCAAAAGCTGTGAAACTTAAGTGTGGTTTATGTGATTCTGTTTTCTCTGCTTCAAACCCATCAAGAACTGCTTCTGAGCATCTTAAAAGAGGGACTTGTCCTAATtttaattctttcatttccaagCCTGTTTCGCCATCTGGGTCTACTCCTTCTCCGGTTGTTCAATCCCCTGCTCCTCTTAGTTTAGCTTCTCCGCTGCACCGGAGTGGCAAGAAAAGGAATTCTTGTTTTTCCGGCAGGAATTCCGGCGGGAGTGGTAGTAGGAATTGTTCTAGTGGTTTTCAAGTTGAGCCTCTTGCTGTTATCGATCCTTCGAGGTTTTCTGTTGAGGTTGCTTATTCTCCAGTGGCCTCGGGTGGTGCTGCTGGGGTTTTTGGGCAGCAGCACCAGGTTCcgcaacaacagcagcagcagcaTTTGGTTTTGTCAGGGGGGAAAGAGGATTTAGGTGCATTAGCTATGTTTGAGGATAGTGTGAAGAAGTTGAAGAGTCCGAAAGGTACTATGCCTAATTTGAGTTTAAATAATATTCAGGTTGATTCAGCACTTAATAGTCTTGCTGATTGGGTGTATGATTGTTGTGGATTACTGTCGTTTTCGTCTTTAGAGCATCCTAAGTTTAAGGCATTTCTTAATCAAGTAGGATTGCCATCTGTTTCGAAAAGAGAATTGGCTGGGGAGAGGTTGGATGTTAAGTATGATAAAGCTAAGGCGGAGTCGGAAGCTAAAATTCAGGATGCTATGTTTTTTCAGATTGCTTCTGATGGATGGAAATCCAAGAGTTTTGGGCATATTGGTGGGGAGAATTTGGTTAAGGTAGGTTTGAATCTTCCGAATGGGACTAGTGTGTTTCGGAGGGCGGTTTTTACTAGTGGTTATGTGCCTTCTAAGTATGCTGAGGAGGTTTTATGGGAGGCTGTTTTGGATATATGTGGGAATAATGTGCAGCAGTGTGTTGGTATAGTTGCTGACAGGTTTAAGTCCAAGGCGTTGAAGAATTTAGAGAATCAGCATCATTGGATGGTTAATCTTACTTGTCAGTTTCAAGGGTTCAATAGTTTGATCAAGGATTTCACTAAAGAACTTCAGTTATTCAAAAATGTTATCGAGAATTGTTCAAAACTAGCTAATTTTGTTAATGGTAAATCTCAAGTTCGAAATAGCTTTCACAAGTTTCAGTTGCAGGAATATGGGCATGCAGGGTTATTAAGAGTATCTTCTCGCGGTAGTAGGATGGGTTTTGGACCTGTCTACACTATGGTGGAAGACATACTGAGCTCAGCTAGGGCACTTCAGTTAGTTTTGCTTGATGAGTCGTATAAGATAGTTTCGATGGAAGAACCACTTGCCCAGGAAATTGAGGAAATGATGAGGAATCCCCATTTTTGGAATGAATTAGAAGCAGTACATTCATTGGTAAAACTGATCAAAGGAATGGCTCAGGAAATAGAGGTGGAGAGGCCACGTGTCGGGCAATGCCTTCCACTTTGGGAAGATCTTAGAGTTAAAGTGAGGGAATGGTGTTCGAAATTTCACGTTATCGAAGCACCTGTAGAAAGAGTAATCGAAAGGAGGTTTAGGAAAAATTATCACCCAGCTTGGGCTGCAGCATTTATACTAGATCCCTTGTATTTGATTAGGGATGCTAGTGGGAAGTACTTACCGCCATTCAAATGTTTGACACCTGAACAGGAGAAAGATGTCGATAAACTCATAACGAGGCTTGTTTCTAGGGACGAAGCTCACGTTGCACTAATGGAGCTTATGAAATGGAGAACAGAAGGGCTTGATCCGGTGTATGCCCAAGCTGTACAGATAAAACAGAGAGATCCTACTACAGGAAAGATGAAAATTGCCAACCCCCAGAGTAGCAGGCTTGTGTGGGAAACTTATCTTACCGAGTTTAAGGCACTTGGGAAAGTTGCAGTAAGACTTATCTTTCTTCATGCAACTTCATTTGGGTTCAAGTGCAATGTGTCTTTCTTAAGATGGATTAATGCTAATAAACATTCCAGGGCTGGTATGGATAGGGctcaaaaattgatttttatcGCTGCACATTCAAAGCTTGAGAGGCGGGACTTCTTTAATGACGAAGATAAGAATGCAGAATTCTTAACTGTGGCAAACG ATAGTTCTCGTGCAATTTGA
- the LOC141697140 gene encoding uncharacterized protein LOC141697140 isoform X1, giving the protein MAAEETAAKGVQKRYEGLVMVRTKAIKGKGAWYWSHLEPILINNSETNLPKAVKLKCGLCDSVFSASNPSRTASEHLKRGTCPNFNSFISKPVSPSGSTPSPVVQSPAPLSLASPLHRSGKKRNSCFSGRNSGGSGSRNCSSGFQVEPLAVIDPSRFSVEVAYSPVASGGAAGVFGQQHQVPQQQQQQHLVLSGGKEDLGALAMFEDSVKKLKSPKGTMPNLSLNNIQVDSALNSLADWVYDCCGLLSFSSLEHPKFKAFLNQVGLPSVSKRELAGERLDVKYDKAKAESEAKIQDAMFFQIASDGWKSKSFGHIGGENLVKVGLNLPNGTSVFRRAVFTSGYVPSKYAEEVLWEAVLDICGNNVQQCVGIVADRFKSKALKNLENQHHWMVNLTCQFQGFNSLIKDFTKELQLFKNVIENCSKLANFVNGKSQVRNSFHKFQLQEYGHAGLLRVSSRGSRMGFGPVYTMVEDILSSARALQLVLLDESYKIVSMEEPLAQEIEEMMRNPHFWNELEAVHSLVKLIKGMAQEIEVERPRVGQCLPLWEDLRVKVREWCSKFHVIEAPVERVIERRFRKNYHPAWAAAFILDPLYLIRDASGKYLPPFKCLTPEQEKDVDKLITRLVSRDEAHVALMELMKWRTEGLDPVYAQAVQIKQRDPTTGKMKIANPQSSRLVWETYLTEFKALGKVAVRLIFLHATSFGFKCNVSFLRWINANKHSRAGMDRAQKLIFIAAHSKLERRDFFNDEDKNAEFLTVANGEDDALNEAFVDAPAV; this is encoded by the coding sequence ATGGCAGCTGAGGAAACAGCAGCAAAAGGAGTGCAAAAACGTTATGAAGGGCTAGTAATGGTGAGAACAAAGGCAATTAAAGGGAAAGGAGCTTGGTATTGGTCACATTTAGAGCCCATTTTGATAAacaattcagaaacaaatttacCAAAAGCTGTGAAACTTAAGTGTGGTTTATGTGATTCTGTTTTCTCTGCTTCAAACCCATCAAGAACTGCTTCTGAGCATCTTAAAAGAGGGACTTGTCCTAATtttaattctttcatttccaagCCTGTTTCGCCATCTGGGTCTACTCCTTCTCCGGTTGTTCAATCCCCTGCTCCTCTTAGTTTAGCTTCTCCGCTGCACCGGAGTGGCAAGAAAAGGAATTCTTGTTTTTCCGGCAGGAATTCCGGCGGGAGTGGTAGTAGGAATTGTTCTAGTGGTTTTCAAGTTGAGCCTCTTGCTGTTATCGATCCTTCGAGGTTTTCTGTTGAGGTTGCTTATTCTCCAGTGGCCTCGGGTGGTGCTGCTGGGGTTTTTGGGCAGCAGCACCAGGTTCcgcaacaacagcagcagcagcaTTTGGTTTTGTCAGGGGGGAAAGAGGATTTAGGTGCATTAGCTATGTTTGAGGATAGTGTGAAGAAGTTGAAGAGTCCGAAAGGTACTATGCCTAATTTGAGTTTAAATAATATTCAGGTTGATTCAGCACTTAATAGTCTTGCTGATTGGGTGTATGATTGTTGTGGATTACTGTCGTTTTCGTCTTTAGAGCATCCTAAGTTTAAGGCATTTCTTAATCAAGTAGGATTGCCATCTGTTTCGAAAAGAGAATTGGCTGGGGAGAGGTTGGATGTTAAGTATGATAAAGCTAAGGCGGAGTCGGAAGCTAAAATTCAGGATGCTATGTTTTTTCAGATTGCTTCTGATGGATGGAAATCCAAGAGTTTTGGGCATATTGGTGGGGAGAATTTGGTTAAGGTAGGTTTGAATCTTCCGAATGGGACTAGTGTGTTTCGGAGGGCGGTTTTTACTAGTGGTTATGTGCCTTCTAAGTATGCTGAGGAGGTTTTATGGGAGGCTGTTTTGGATATATGTGGGAATAATGTGCAGCAGTGTGTTGGTATAGTTGCTGACAGGTTTAAGTCCAAGGCGTTGAAGAATTTAGAGAATCAGCATCATTGGATGGTTAATCTTACTTGTCAGTTTCAAGGGTTCAATAGTTTGATCAAGGATTTCACTAAAGAACTTCAGTTATTCAAAAATGTTATCGAGAATTGTTCAAAACTAGCTAATTTTGTTAATGGTAAATCTCAAGTTCGAAATAGCTTTCACAAGTTTCAGTTGCAGGAATATGGGCATGCAGGGTTATTAAGAGTATCTTCTCGCGGTAGTAGGATGGGTTTTGGACCTGTCTACACTATGGTGGAAGACATACTGAGCTCAGCTAGGGCACTTCAGTTAGTTTTGCTTGATGAGTCGTATAAGATAGTTTCGATGGAAGAACCACTTGCCCAGGAAATTGAGGAAATGATGAGGAATCCCCATTTTTGGAATGAATTAGAAGCAGTACATTCATTGGTAAAACTGATCAAAGGAATGGCTCAGGAAATAGAGGTGGAGAGGCCACGTGTCGGGCAATGCCTTCCACTTTGGGAAGATCTTAGAGTTAAAGTGAGGGAATGGTGTTCGAAATTTCACGTTATCGAAGCACCTGTAGAAAGAGTAATCGAAAGGAGGTTTAGGAAAAATTATCACCCAGCTTGGGCTGCAGCATTTATACTAGATCCCTTGTATTTGATTAGGGATGCTAGTGGGAAGTACTTACCGCCATTCAAATGTTTGACACCTGAACAGGAGAAAGATGTCGATAAACTCATAACGAGGCTTGTTTCTAGGGACGAAGCTCACGTTGCACTAATGGAGCTTATGAAATGGAGAACAGAAGGGCTTGATCCGGTGTATGCCCAAGCTGTACAGATAAAACAGAGAGATCCTACTACAGGAAAGATGAAAATTGCCAACCCCCAGAGTAGCAGGCTTGTGTGGGAAACTTATCTTACCGAGTTTAAGGCACTTGGGAAAGTTGCAGTAAGACTTATCTTTCTTCATGCAACTTCATTTGGGTTCAAGTGCAATGTGTCTTTCTTAAGATGGATTAATGCTAATAAACATTCCAGGGCTGGTATGGATAGGGctcaaaaattgatttttatcGCTGCACATTCAAAGCTTGAGAGGCGGGACTTCTTTAATGACGAAGATAAGAATGCAGAATTCTTAACTGTGGCAAACGGTGAGGATGATGCGCTTAATGAAGCTTTTGTTGATGCACCCGCTGTGTAA